In Flavobacterium lacustre, a genomic segment contains:
- a CDS encoding TIM-barrel domain-containing protein, whose amino-acid sequence MKTKQILVAIFCIASATLFAQELKPEANPLAIVVSGNARFTVLSPRVIRMEWSADGKFIDNASLTFVNRNLPVPLFTKKETNGVLQITTDVVKLKYKSGTGKFTENNLSIDFTVNGKITTWKPGMSNKGNLLGTTRTLDGVDGPAKELEQGIISRDGWYLIDDSERPLFDKSEWSWVMARPGDKPQDMYLFAYDSDYKMALKDYTNIAGKIAMPPRFAFGAWWSRYREYTDTEFRELVGEFKTHDVPLDVFVIDMDWHVKSLPEFFKNGQRQRDQAGEDAGWTGFTWNKNFFPSPEKFLKWTDEQHLKTCLNLHPASGIQPYEEAYPEMAKAMGIDPASKKYVPFDITDKKFATNYMNLVLHPIEKAGVDFWWLDWQQWGSTNIPGVNPTFYLNYVHYSDMERQNKVRPLIFHRWGGLGNHRYQIGFSGDTHVSWESLNYQPYFTATAANVGFGYWSHDIGGHQGDAGSPELYTRWIQWGVFSPIFRTHATSASHHERRIWAYPLENFLIMRDAYLLRYSLVPYLYNEARNTYETGVSTVHPMYYDYPKEENAYGIPNQYMFGRDMIVHPITKPIDKGNVFLSHETWLPEGKWYECSTGSIIKGNKKVTMPFTLGDIPVFVKEGAIIPMQSKAERTDEKPLNPLILSFYPGKKGALKLYEDEGNNNNFKKGTFTYTPISSELSGNTMTISIAPVEGSFPGMLSSRGYELRFPGSFPPTTVSVNGQNIPYSAAAKVGSWLYAGNDFETRIYLPEFPTNETVSVQVQFPDYDQQLLSGKKGQLKYMKNFEAFRLLNNWNDGLQDASGIVSLSQFGQNLEYNLTDIKPLIDGFADRWNNALSIIQSVSVTNKEYTPYYELLKKYGSVAERPEFKNTSSESQFETKAKVEFVTKGTDKIYYTTDGSVPTRHSQLYTKTFEVAVPVRVNAIACPAENGACSSVISKIFYNKKTGLNYSLYKGTWDKIPDFNKLTPVDSGYVPDFDLSKINHDSNNYGLVYNGYINIPADGKYTFYIASDDGSKLYINNQLVIDNDGLHGFNEKKSEMILKKGLLPIRVEYFQESYGQGLSVEFSSDKITKTSLFPSI is encoded by the coding sequence ATGAAAACAAAACAAATTTTAGTTGCAATTTTTTGTATTGCTTCGGCAACGTTATTCGCTCAGGAATTAAAACCTGAAGCAAACCCATTGGCAATTGTAGTGTCTGGAAATGCCAGATTCACGGTACTTTCTCCACGTGTAATACGAATGGAATGGAGTGCAGATGGAAAGTTTATAGACAATGCTTCGTTAACTTTCGTTAATCGAAATCTTCCAGTACCATTGTTTACTAAAAAGGAGACTAATGGTGTACTCCAAATAACTACAGATGTGGTAAAACTTAAATATAAATCCGGTACAGGCAAGTTTACCGAGAATAATTTGAGCATAGATTTTACAGTTAATGGTAAGATAACTACCTGGAAACCGGGGATGTCAAACAAAGGAAACCTTTTGGGTACAACCCGAACTTTGGATGGAGTTGATGGTCCGGCAAAGGAATTGGAACAAGGTATAATTTCACGCGATGGATGGTATTTGATAGACGACAGTGAGCGCCCACTTTTTGATAAGTCCGAATGGTCTTGGGTAATGGCACGACCTGGTGATAAACCTCAGGATATGTATCTTTTTGCATATGATTCTGATTATAAAATGGCTCTAAAAGACTATACTAATATTGCAGGTAAAATTGCTATGCCTCCACGATTTGCTTTCGGGGCGTGGTGGTCGCGATACAGAGAATACACTGATACAGAATTTCGTGAACTTGTTGGTGAGTTCAAGACACATGATGTTCCTCTTGATGTATTTGTAATTGATATGGATTGGCATGTGAAATCATTGCCTGAATTTTTCAAAAATGGGCAACGACAAAGAGATCAAGCTGGAGAAGATGCCGGATGGACTGGTTTTACATGGAATAAAAATTTCTTTCCTTCTCCAGAAAAGTTTTTAAAATGGACAGATGAGCAACATCTTAAAACTTGTTTGAATCTGCATCCTGCTTCAGGAATACAACCCTACGAAGAAGCATATCCGGAAATGGCAAAGGCAATGGGAATAGATCCTGCTTCAAAAAAATATGTGCCTTTTGATATTACAGATAAAAAATTTGCAACCAATTACATGAATCTCGTATTACACCCAATTGAAAAAGCAGGTGTCGATTTTTGGTGGCTGGATTGGCAACAATGGGGAAGTACTAATATTCCAGGCGTTAATCCTACTTTTTACTTAAATTATGTACATTATAGTGACATGGAACGCCAAAACAAAGTGCGTCCACTTATATTTCACCGTTGGGGAGGATTAGGAAATCATAGGTATCAAATCGGGTTTTCCGGGGATACTCATGTAAGTTGGGAATCCTTAAATTATCAGCCTTATTTCACCGCTACCGCGGCCAATGTAGGATTTGGTTATTGGAGTCATGATATTGGTGGGCATCAGGGTGATGCAGGTTCTCCTGAACTGTATACTAGATGGATTCAATGGGGTGTTTTTAGTCCAATATTTAGAACACACGCAACTTCTGCATCACATCATGAACGACGTATATGGGCATATCCACTCGAAAATTTCCTTATTATGCGAGATGCTTATTTGCTGAGATATTCTTTGGTTCCATATTTATATAATGAAGCACGTAATACCTATGAAACAGGTGTTTCTACAGTTCATCCAATGTATTATGATTATCCAAAGGAAGAAAACGCATATGGTATACCCAACCAATATATGTTTGGTCGGGATATGATTGTGCATCCCATTACTAAACCTATCGACAAGGGGAATGTTTTTTTGTCACACGAAACATGGTTGCCTGAAGGTAAATGGTACGAATGTAGTACAGGAAGTATAATAAAGGGGAACAAAAAAGTTACGATGCCTTTTACTTTAGGTGATATTCCTGTTTTTGTAAAAGAAGGAGCCATTATTCCAATGCAGTCAAAAGCGGAAAGAACAGATGAAAAACCACTCAATCCTTTAATTCTTTCTTTTTATCCTGGCAAAAAAGGAGCTTTGAAACTTTATGAAGATGAAGGAAATAATAACAATTTCAAGAAAGGAACTTTTACATATACTCCAATATCTTCAGAACTTTCAGGGAACACAATGACTATTAGTATAGCACCAGTTGAGGGATCATTCCCGGGTATGTTGTCTTCTAGAGGTTATGAACTTCGTTTCCCGGGCTCTTTTCCTCCAACGACTGTATCAGTAAATGGTCAAAATATTCCATACAGTGCTGCGGCTAAAGTGGGGAGCTGGTTATATGCTGGAAACGATTTTGAAACACGTATTTATTTACCGGAATTTCCGACCAATGAAACCGTTTCGGTTCAGGTACAATTCCCTGATTATGATCAACAATTACTTTCAGGTAAAAAAGGACAACTTAAGTACATGAAAAATTTCGAAGCATTTCGTTTGTTAAATAATTGGAATGACGGATTACAGGATGCTTCCGGAATAGTATCGCTTTCTCAATTTGGTCAAAATTTAGAATATAATCTTACGGACATTAAACCACTTATTGATGGTTTTGCCGACCGTTGGAACAATGCGCTCTCGATTATTCAATCTGTTAGTGTAACAAACAAAGAGTATACTCCTTACTATGAATTGCTAAAAAAATACGGAAGTGTTGCCGAAAGACCCGAATTTAAAAATACTTCAAGCGAGTCTCAATTTGAAACGAAAGCTAAGGTAGAGTTTGTTACAAAAGGAACTGATAAAATATATTATACAACGGATGGTTCCGTGCCAACCCGTCATTCACAACTTTACACAAAAACATTCGAAGTTGCAGTTCCGGTACGTGTAAACGCTATTGCATGTCCTGCAGAAAATGGCGCCTGCAGTTCTGTTATTTCAAAAATATTTTATAACAAGAAAACAGGATTAAATTATAGTTTATACAAAGGAACTTGGGATAAAATCCCAGATTTCAACAAACTTACACCTGTTGATTCAGGCTATGTTCCTGATTTTGATTTGAGTAAAATTAACCATGACAGCAATAATTATGGCTTAGTCTACAATGGATATATAAATATTCCAGCTGATGGGAAATACACTTTTTATATCGCTTCTGATGACGGTAGTAAACTGTATATAAACAACCAATTGGTTATTGACAATGATGGATTACATGGTTTTAACGAAAAAAAATCTGAAATGATATTAAAGAAAGGCCTTCTGCCAATTCGTGTAGAATATTTCCAAGAAAGTTATGGACAAGGACTTTCAGTTGAATTTTCATCGGATAAAATAACTAAAACAAGTCTTTTTCCTTCCATTTAA
- a CDS encoding RICIN domain-containing protein, whose product MIRIKINRNNLIDKLRFRLTVFLMFISLAAPMQAQLSGNPLFSGADPEIHYFENKYYIYTTATYGTQFHAYSSIDLTNWKDEGVIMDLYPDSPWAQNNGWAPAVVFRNSKYYFYYTAEAKIGVAIGNTPIGPFKDTNDTPLIATDPKMTDIIDAMVFTDDDGKNYIYYGGSGQSKLSVRTLGADMVSVSEPTDITPPNYTEGPFMVKRNGIYYMMYSNGYWGNDSYNVRYSTSNSPIGPWTYQGVILSSNSEDKGPGHHSVIKMGDCDEYYIVYHRYENASSGDRKIAIDHMYFNAAGLIEPINMTNYGVKPRTPDNSCTSLPVAPIVSGGTYKLTHKDTNQCLEVEDNSSELGANVHQNTDNGSDSQRWVVTLESDGFYKLTNKGTNQCLEVNNGSSQPEANVQQGADTGNDGQHWKLEAMTDGYFKITHKGTDQCLAADQNSNAPLTNIIQYTDNGNDGQRWKLELIQAPIVSGGLYKLTHKGTNQVISVDRDSTSPGANVHQWTDSGNVDAQRWYITLESDGFYQLKHKGTNQVLDVDNNSANDGANVHQWNDTDNDAQRWKLDLMPDGYYKLTHKGTNKCLDVSNNLSEPGTNIQQWTDNGNDAQRWKLDLMPDVNPIIGSGTGLSGNYFNGMNFETSVFNRVDATINFDWAFTAPNSSVNSDQFTVRWRGQIQPKYSGEYTFYVTSNNGRRLWVNDKLIVDGWIDDTGEYRGKISLVAGQKYDIKLEYFENSSAASCKLEWSNFLQGREVIPMSQFYESTLGIQNPQISPNIIMINPVDQLLHIISDVDLSSADIKIYDIQGRLLVNPKKYYNDLYVGNLKQGMYLLQIQINGAKYIKKFIKK is encoded by the coding sequence ATGATACGAATTAAAATAAATAGGAATAATCTCATTGATAAATTGAGATTTCGTCTTACGGTATTTTTAATGTTTATAAGCTTGGCTGCTCCCATGCAGGCACAGTTGAGTGGAAATCCTTTATTTTCAGGGGCAGATCCCGAAATTCATTATTTTGAAAATAAGTATTACATCTATACTACAGCCACTTACGGTACACAGTTTCATGCGTATTCTTCAATTGACTTAACCAATTGGAAAGACGAAGGTGTTATTATGGATCTTTATCCAGATAGTCCTTGGGCACAAAATAATGGTTGGGCACCGGCAGTTGTTTTTCGCAATAGCAAATATTATTTCTATTACACAGCTGAAGCTAAAATAGGCGTGGCAATAGGTAATACACCCATTGGCCCTTTTAAAGATACAAATGATACGCCGCTTATCGCAACAGACCCCAAAATGACTGATATTATTGATGCCATGGTATTTACGGATGATGACGGTAAAAATTATATTTATTATGGGGGGTCAGGCCAAAGCAAATTGTCGGTACGTACATTAGGTGCCGATATGGTTTCAGTTTCTGAACCTACTGATATAACTCCTCCAAATTATACCGAAGGACCTTTTATGGTAAAGAGAAATGGGATTTACTATATGATGTATTCTAATGGATATTGGGGAAATGATTCTTATAATGTTCGGTATTCTACTTCTAATTCTCCTATAGGACCCTGGACCTATCAAGGTGTTATTCTTAGCTCGAATAGTGAGGATAAAGGACCAGGACATCATTCCGTTATAAAGATGGGAGATTGTGATGAGTATTATATTGTATATCATCGTTATGAAAATGCTTCAAGCGGAGATAGAAAAATTGCCATTGATCATATGTATTTTAATGCGGCTGGTTTAATCGAACCTATAAATATGACTAATTATGGGGTAAAACCAAGAACACCCGACAATTCATGTACATCCTTACCGGTAGCTCCAATTGTTTCAGGCGGAACTTATAAATTGACACACAAAGACACCAATCAGTGTTTAGAAGTAGAAGATAATAGCAGTGAGCTAGGTGCTAATGTGCATCAAAATACAGATAACGGCAGCGATTCTCAGCGTTGGGTTGTTACTCTTGAATCAGACGGTTTTTATAAATTGACTAATAAAGGTACCAATCAATGTTTAGAAGTTAATAATGGCAGTAGTCAGCCTGAAGCCAATGTTCAACAAGGAGCTGATACGGGTAATGATGGTCAACATTGGAAATTAGAAGCGATGACAGATGGTTATTTTAAGATAACACATAAAGGAACCGACCAATGTTTAGCAGCAGATCAAAACAGTAATGCTCCTCTTACCAATATAATACAATATACAGACAACGGTAACGATGGACAGCGTTGGAAATTGGAATTAATTCAAGCTCCAATTGTTTCGGGAGGACTATACAAATTAACCCACAAAGGAACGAATCAGGTTATAAGTGTAGACAGAGACAGTACTTCACCGGGAGCCAATGTTCATCAATGGACTGATAGCGGAAATGTTGATGCACAACGCTGGTATATTACTTTAGAAAGTGATGGATTTTATCAGCTGAAGCATAAGGGAACCAATCAAGTTTTGGATGTTGATAATAACAGCGCTAATGATGGTGCCAATGTTCATCAATGGAATGATACTGATAATGATGCCCAACGCTGGAAACTGGATTTGATGCCTGACGGTTATTATAAGTTAACCCATAAGGGGACTAATAAATGTCTTGATGTAAGCAATAATCTTTCGGAACCGGGGACAAATATTCAACAATGGACAGACAATGGAAATGATGCCCAACGCTGGAAGCTTGATTTAATGCCGGATGTGAATCCAATAATTGGGAGTGGAACTGGTCTGTCAGGAAACTATTTCAACGGAATGAATTTTGAAACATCGGTATTCAACAGAGTAGATGCTACTATTAATTTTGACTGGGCATTTACTGCTCCAAACTCTAGTGTAAATTCAGATCAATTCACAGTGCGTTGGAGAGGTCAAATACAACCAAAATATAGTGGTGAATATACTTTTTATGTGACTAGTAATAATGGAAGAAGGTTATGGGTTAATGACAAACTGATTGTTGATGGATGGATTGATGATACAGGAGAATACAGAGGAAAAATTTCTCTTGTGGCCGGACAGAAATATGATATCAAATTAGAATATTTTGAAAACAGCAGTGCTGCTAGTTGCAAACTGGAATGGTCAAATTTTTTGCAAGGCAGAGAAGTAATACCGATGTCACAATTTTATGAAAGTACTTTAGGTATTCAGAATCCACAGATAAGTCCTAATATCATTATGATAAATCCTGTTGATCAGCTATTGCATATTATATCCGATGTTGATTTATCATCAGCAGATATAAAAATATATGATATTCAAGGCAGACTATTGGTTAATCCAAAAAAGTATTACAACGATTTGTATGTAGGGAATTTGAAACAAGGGATGTATTTGCTGCAAATTCAAATTAATGGTGCTAAATATATTAAGAAATTTATTAAAAAATAA
- a CDS encoding RICIN domain-containing protein: MIQIKINRYSLIDKLRLHFAVFLMFIGLAAPMQAQLSGNPLFTGADPEIHYFNNKYYIYTTAIYGTQFHAYSSNDLTNWYDEGLIFDLYPDSPWSQNNGWAPAVVFRNNKYYFYYTAETKIGVAVGNTPIGPFTDIGAPLIGTDPYTDDIIDANVFIDDDGQAYIYYGGSGKSRMVVRKLNSNMISLATGPTDITPQNYTEAPYMVKRKGIYYMMYSNGSWFNDTYNVQYSTSNSPMGPWTYRGKILSSNIEDKGPGHHGVLKIGNCDEYYIVYHRYENGTSGDRKIAIDRMYFNSSDLIEPVNMTNYGVTPRVPDQSCPTQSIVSGGIYKLTHKGTNQCLDVYNNGSQSGTNVQQSTDNGNDAQRWIVTLEADGFYKLTHKGTAQVLDVNNNSSQAGANVQQWTDLATDAQRWKIEMMSDGYCKLTHKGTNQCLDVDNNSNQSGANVQQWADNLNANNDAQRWKLDLIEVPIVSGGVYRLTHKGTNQRLDVSGGGTQQGANVQQHNPNETDAQRWVITKESDGFYKLTHRGTNQVLDVDNNSSQAGANVQQWTDLGTNAQRWKIELMSDGYFKLTHKNTNLCLDVVNNLAEPGTNVHQYTDNGNDAQRWKLDLIKPTTSTAKFANSLLKADNEIEGMDINVYPNPVQNTLFFTTEMKGIQVQVFSPIGSLVLEQKIKDNSLDVSGLTTGNYFAVFEKDGTKITKRFIKK; encoded by the coding sequence ATGATACAAATTAAAATAAATAGGTATAGTCTCATTGATAAATTGAGATTGCATTTTGCAGTATTTTTAATGTTTATAGGTTTGGCAGCTCCCATGCAGGCACAGTTGAGTGGAAATCCTTTGTTTACTGGGGCTGATCCTGAGATTCATTACTTTAATAATAAATATTATATCTATACTACAGCTATTTACGGCACCCAGTTTCATGCTTATTCCTCAAATGATTTAACCAATTGGTATGACGAAGGTCTTATTTTCGATCTTTATCCGGATAGTCCGTGGTCACAAAATAATGGCTGGGCACCAGCAGTTGTTTTTCGTAATAATAAATATTATTTCTATTACACTGCCGAAACTAAAATAGGAGTGGCCGTGGGTAATACGCCAATTGGTCCTTTTACGGATATAGGAGCACCGCTTATCGGAACAGATCCTTACACTGATGATATTATTGATGCTAATGTTTTTATCGACGATGATGGACAAGCCTATATTTATTATGGGGGATCAGGCAAAAGCAGAATGGTGGTGCGTAAATTAAACTCCAATATGATTTCCTTGGCTACCGGTCCCACGGATATAACACCTCAAAATTATACTGAAGCGCCTTATATGGTAAAGCGCAAAGGGATTTATTACATGATGTATTCTAACGGATCATGGTTTAATGATACTTACAATGTACAATATTCTACTTCTAATTCTCCTATGGGACCTTGGACATATAGAGGTAAAATATTAAGTTCTAACATAGAAGATAAAGGTCCTGGACATCATGGAGTATTAAAAATAGGGAACTGTGATGAATATTACATAGTTTACCATAGGTATGAAAATGGTACGTCAGGCGACAGGAAAATTGCTATAGATAGAATGTATTTCAATTCCTCTGATTTGATTGAACCTGTTAATATGACTAATTATGGTGTTACGCCCAGAGTACCAGATCAATCTTGTCCTACCCAAAGTATAGTTTCAGGAGGTATTTATAAGTTAACGCATAAAGGGACCAATCAATGTCTGGATGTTTATAATAACGGAAGCCAGTCGGGAACAAATGTCCAGCAAAGTACGGACAATGGTAACGATGCACAACGCTGGATTGTTACACTTGAGGCTGATGGATTTTATAAACTAACTCATAAAGGAACAGCCCAAGTTTTGGACGTTAATAACAATAGTAGTCAAGCTGGTGCCAATGTGCAACAATGGACAGATCTTGCTACTGATGCACAACGTTGGAAAATTGAGATGATGTCTGATGGCTATTGTAAATTGACTCATAAAGGGACCAATCAATGTTTGGATGTTGATAATAATAGCAATCAATCGGGAGCCAATGTGCAGCAATGGGCAGATAATCTTAATGCTAATAATGATGCGCAGCGATGGAAACTGGATTTGATTGAAGTTCCAATTGTTTCCGGAGGTGTTTACAGACTGACTCATAAAGGGACTAACCAAAGACTAGATGTGAGTGGAGGAGGTACTCAGCAAGGTGCAAATGTGCAGCAACATAATCCTAATGAAACTGATGCTCAACGCTGGGTTATTACTAAGGAATCAGATGGTTTTTATAAATTAACCCACAGAGGGACCAATCAAGTTTTGGATGTCGATAACAATAGCAGTCAGGCTGGAGCCAATGTGCAGCAATGGACAGACCTAGGCACTAATGCACAGCGTTGGAAAATAGAACTGATGAGTGATGGCTATTTTAAACTCACCCATAAAAACACCAATTTATGTCTGGATGTTGTAAATAATCTGGCTGAACCGGGAACAAATGTACACCAATATACAGATAATGGTAACGATGCCCAACGCTGGAAACTGGATTTAATAAAACCTACCACAAGTACTGCCAAATTTGCTAATTCCTTATTAAAAGCAGATAACGAAATTGAGGGAATGGATATAAATGTATATCCAAATCCGGTGCAAAATACACTTTTCTTTACTACTGAAATGAAGGGAATTCAGGTTCAGGTTTTTTCTCCAATCGGAAGTTTGGTTTTAGAGCAAAAAATTAAGGATAATAGTTTAGATGTTTCGGGTTTAACAACGGGAAATTATTTTGCTGTTTTTGAGAAAGATGGTACTAAAATTACAAAACGATTTATTAAAAAATAA